From the Amycolatopsis thermoflava N1165 genome, one window contains:
- a CDS encoding RNaseH domain-containing protein, whose protein sequence is MLISLAYRVPPAHLNEVFGSITAYPLTEEFLDAWKAIPHSDTAWGPQYASLARGLTSATGRPVTLFGTYDLDETERANGKRMLLLTDDGEMDYRLRIAMNAWERHVRGGADVATIAPLLPDPERARPFSEFIKRRAREVPEAANWVFRTGMWRIMRALAEQPLAIDGRAPLPLRMDTSGGLVAWDDEDLIANGKRTAFSMLRISGRLVTRAGVEDPVLCFDAHLTRISPKGAWANNVWIEPVDARRPILHLPMKYEVDRRTGVRRVTLHPATATIYQACGLDPLEIPDELPDRPGTIRPQLWRSRFHSLGSGPGPRLLMRLHEHITATLPEVVPLRYPVDKSITLAKRILKYPKGGLPVAAVGPSGYKRVTIACVYRTADARQRMLAELAELTGVSVTPQHGEPPSAVNERLDVAACHCPELLDHNTVNRAARLDELPHSEGEDHLVVGWLETEYHPEVELDRDAKPHLRRLLGHRGIPTQFLATEPVNLPEHAEPRTVEQRKHAARAALRDLLRSAGLVDGRLLRAIADPELPSPVDRPVLLVGVHVRAQQTEPGGRPLVVTMSALHVDPGDLEACRVLMYSDKGRSWCRAGEATAGFHSGSIGTAWLGRSKEKAERTRAEIERRLCELVAGDLADMPMVVFIDGTAARKIWPGLPNTSFRKGPLPGDVLRNRGGDVAVVRVNTAVGEIGRPVTRNEKANMPRDRKQPAAPDRKVYQLADSHLPSWLFAGRSTLLASKGGDAGARYTRWTLPDEAKSELRKPWHSYTAKEIVVVHEGSWTATGLAALTARLCDQPIGWDGRTLLPGPLHLATRVDRDHPDYRVSGEDGD, encoded by the coding sequence TTGCTGATCAGCCTTGCTTACCGCGTGCCCCCCGCGCATCTGAACGAGGTCTTCGGTTCGATAACGGCTTATCCTCTCACCGAGGAGTTCCTCGACGCTTGGAAAGCAATTCCGCACAGCGACACGGCGTGGGGACCTCAGTACGCGAGTCTTGCCCGCGGCCTCACCTCCGCCACCGGCAGGCCGGTGACGTTGTTCGGTACGTACGACCTCGACGAGACCGAGCGTGCGAACGGGAAACGCATGTTGCTGCTCACTGACGACGGCGAGATGGATTACCGGCTGCGGATCGCGATGAACGCCTGGGAGCGACACGTCCGGGGCGGTGCCGACGTGGCGACGATCGCGCCGCTGCTGCCCGATCCCGAACGTGCACGCCCGTTCTCCGAATTCATCAAACGACGAGCACGGGAGGTGCCGGAAGCGGCCAACTGGGTATTCCGCACCGGAATGTGGCGAATCATGCGGGCTCTTGCCGAGCAACCTCTCGCCATCGACGGGCGCGCACCACTCCCACTGCGAATGGACACCAGCGGTGGGCTGGTGGCGTGGGACGACGAGGACCTCATCGCCAACGGTAAGCGGACGGCGTTCAGCATGCTGCGGATCAGCGGTCGCTTGGTCACCAGGGCGGGTGTCGAAGATCCCGTCCTCTGCTTCGACGCGCACCTCACCCGGATCTCCCCGAAGGGGGCTTGGGCGAACAACGTGTGGATCGAACCTGTCGACGCCCGGCGGCCGATCCTGCACCTTCCCATGAAGTACGAGGTGGACAGGAGAACAGGCGTCAGGAGGGTGACGCTTCACCCGGCAACCGCGACGATATACCAGGCGTGCGGACTCGACCCGCTGGAAATCCCCGATGAGCTGCCCGACCGGCCGGGCACAATCCGGCCCCAGCTCTGGCGCAGCCGCTTCCACTCGCTGGGTAGCGGGCCCGGCCCGCGTCTCCTGATGAGGCTGCACGAGCACATCACGGCTACGCTGCCGGAGGTTGTGCCGCTGCGTTATCCGGTGGACAAGTCGATCACCCTTGCGAAGAGGATTCTGAAGTACCCGAAGGGTGGCCTGCCGGTCGCCGCGGTGGGGCCGAGTGGATACAAGCGCGTGACGATTGCCTGTGTCTACCGGACTGCGGACGCGCGGCAACGGATGCTCGCTGAGCTGGCGGAGCTCACCGGCGTTTCCGTCACGCCTCAGCATGGGGAACCTCCGTCCGCAGTCAACGAGCGGCTGGACGTGGCCGCGTGCCACTGCCCGGAGCTGCTGGACCACAACACCGTGAACCGTGCTGCTCGGCTGGACGAGCTTCCACACAGTGAGGGGGAGGATCACCTGGTTGTGGGGTGGCTGGAGACCGAGTACCACCCGGAAGTAGAGCTCGATCGTGACGCGAAGCCGCACCTGCGCAGGCTGCTGGGCCATCGCGGGATCCCCACGCAGTTCCTGGCAACGGAGCCAGTGAACCTGCCTGAGCACGCCGAGCCACGCACTGTCGAGCAGCGCAAGCATGCCGCGCGCGCCGCTCTGCGCGACTTGCTCAGGTCCGCTGGGTTAGTCGACGGACGGCTGCTCCGGGCGATCGCGGACCCGGAGCTCCCCAGCCCGGTCGACCGGCCTGTTCTCCTGGTCGGGGTTCACGTGCGAGCGCAGCAAACGGAACCCGGTGGCAGACCATTGGTGGTGACGATGAGCGCGCTGCACGTTGATCCCGGCGACCTTGAAGCTTGCCGCGTCCTCATGTACAGCGACAAGGGGCGGTCGTGGTGCCGGGCCGGCGAAGCGACCGCGGGATTCCACTCCGGATCGATTGGAACTGCGTGGCTCGGTCGTTCGAAGGAGAAAGCGGAGAGAACGCGGGCGGAGATCGAGCGGCGGTTGTGCGAATTGGTCGCCGGTGATCTCGCTGATATGCCGATGGTGGTGTTCATCGACGGGACGGCGGCTCGCAAGATCTGGCCCGGGTTGCCGAACACGAGTTTCCGCAAAGGGCCGTTGCCAGGGGACGTGCTACGTAATCGTGGCGGAGATGTCGCAGTCGTGCGCGTAAATACCGCTGTGGGGGAGATCGGCAGGCCCGTGACACGGAACGAGAAGGCCAACATGCCGCGCGACCGCAAACAACCGGCGGCGCCGGATCGGAAGGTGTACCAGCTGGCGGACAGCCACCTGCCGTCCTGGCTCTTCGCGGGCAGGTCGACCCTGCTCGCATCGAAGGGCGGAGACGCGGGGGCGCGGTACACCAGGTGGACGTTGCCCGACGAAGCGAAGTCGGAACTACGCAAACCCTGGCACTCATACACGGCCAAGGAGATAGTCGTCGTACATGAGGGGTCGTGGACAGCAACAGGCCTGGCTGCGTTGACAGCCAGGCTCTGTGATCAGCCGATCGGGTGGGACGGCAGAACGTTGCTGCCCGGCCCGCTGCACCTCGCGACCAGGGTAGACCGCGACCACCCCGATTATCGGGTCTCCGGTGAGGATGGGGACTGA
- the rpiA gene encoding ribose-5-phosphate isomerase RpiA, protein MQPSSDQDRAKWAAGVGAIETYVHDGMKLGLGSGTTSHWFVRALGKAVADGLDVVGVPTSTATRDLAMEVGVPLTTLAEAVRLDLTIDGADEIDHDGAMIKGGGACLLWERIVADASDRMVAVVDDSKVVPALGAFPLPIEVIPYEWESTKRSIARLLDKLGHPAAELALRTRDGAPVVTDSGNYLIDAHLKSIADPLAIDAQLNWIPGVVENGLFTGIADEMVVGRADGTYDVRDCGSAPTARPSTTPRGDR, encoded by the coding sequence ATGCAACCGAGCAGTGACCAGGACCGGGCGAAATGGGCGGCCGGTGTCGGCGCCATCGAAACCTACGTGCACGACGGGATGAAGCTGGGCCTGGGTTCGGGAACCACCTCGCACTGGTTCGTGCGCGCGCTCGGCAAGGCGGTGGCCGACGGCCTCGACGTCGTCGGGGTGCCGACCTCCACCGCCACCCGGGATCTCGCGATGGAGGTCGGCGTGCCGCTGACCACGCTCGCCGAGGCGGTCCGGCTGGACCTCACGATCGACGGCGCCGACGAGATCGACCACGACGGCGCCATGATCAAGGGCGGCGGCGCCTGCCTGCTGTGGGAACGCATCGTGGCCGACGCGTCGGACCGGATGGTCGCGGTGGTGGACGACAGCAAGGTCGTCCCGGCGCTGGGCGCGTTCCCGCTGCCGATCGAGGTCATCCCGTACGAGTGGGAGTCCACGAAACGCTCGATCGCCCGGTTGCTGGACAAACTCGGCCATCCCGCCGCCGAACTGGCGCTGCGCACTCGTGACGGGGCGCCGGTCGTCACCGACAGCGGCAACTACCTCATCGACGCCCACCTGAAGTCCATCGCCGACCCGCTGGCGATCGACGCCCAGCTGAACTGGATCCCCGGCGTGGTGGAGAACGGCCTGTTCACCGGAATCGCGGACGAGATGGTCGTCGGCCGCGCCGACGGCACCTACGACGTCCGCGACTGCGGGAGCGCACCCACCGCACGCCCGTCCACGACCCCGCGAGGTGACCGATGA
- a CDS encoding HAD family hydrolase has translation MRAVVLDLDGTLVDSAPDIARALTSALTAHGLPGIDADRVRGLLGGGAAELVRGALDAVGGDPALAGPVLAAYSSAYRAEPAAATTVHADAREALQALRDKGIRVGVCTNKRTGLSHDVLAATGLAPLVDVVVGIDAVPAGKPDPGHLAAALTALDVAPADALYVGDTGIDALTAQRAGVPYRHVSWGHPLPGVTTIDTFGALAEGLADKEFHATEQ, from the coding sequence ATGCGGGCGGTGGTGCTCGACCTGGACGGCACTCTGGTCGACAGCGCCCCGGACATCGCCAGGGCACTCACCTCCGCCCTGACCGCGCATGGTCTGCCCGGGATCGACGCCGATCGGGTCCGCGGCCTGCTGGGCGGCGGCGCCGCGGAACTCGTCCGCGGCGCGCTCGACGCCGTCGGCGGTGATCCCGCGCTCGCGGGTCCGGTGCTGGCGGCCTACTCCAGTGCCTACCGGGCCGAACCGGCCGCGGCGACCACCGTGCACGCCGACGCCCGCGAAGCACTCCAGGCGTTGCGGGACAAGGGAATCCGCGTCGGGGTGTGCACCAACAAGCGCACCGGCCTGTCCCACGACGTCCTCGCCGCCACCGGGCTCGCCCCGCTGGTCGACGTCGTCGTCGGCATCGACGCGGTGCCCGCGGGCAAACCCGACCCAGGGCACCTCGCAGCCGCGCTCACCGCGCTGGACGTCGCCCCCGCCGACGCGCTCTACGTCGGCGACACCGGCATCGACGCGCTCACCGCACAACGCGCCGGAGTGCCCTACCGGCACGTGTCCTGGGGGCACCCGCTCCCGGGCGTGACCACCATCGACACCTTCGGCGCACTGGCCGAGGGCTTGGCGGACAAGGAGTTCCATGCAACCGAGCAGTGA
- a CDS encoding SDR family NAD(P)-dependent oxidoreductase, with protein MTSPTLPVFSLAGRTAIVTGGAQGIGEAIVTGVRDSGARVFICDINDEAGKATAERLGVEFVAADVTDSAAVEAAFDHVVSAAGRIDIAVNNAGIVHNHPSESLSDGDWRKVLAVNLDGVFHCCRAAGSRMLAQGGGSIVNTGSMSGHISNFPQPQAAYNAAKAGVIHLTKSLAGEWAGRGVRVNSVSPGYVGTELTQRGMDNEEWRRAWLAGTPMNRVATPAEIAPAVVFLASDAAAFCTGTDLVVDGGYTVW; from the coding sequence ATGACCAGCCCGACCCTGCCGGTGTTCTCCCTGGCCGGCCGCACGGCGATCGTGACCGGCGGCGCCCAGGGCATCGGCGAAGCCATTGTCACCGGGGTGCGCGACTCGGGCGCCCGGGTGTTCATCTGCGACATCAACGACGAAGCCGGCAAGGCCACCGCCGAGCGGCTCGGCGTCGAGTTCGTCGCCGCCGACGTCACCGACTCCGCCGCCGTGGAGGCCGCGTTCGACCACGTCGTCAGCGCCGCCGGGCGGATCGACATCGCCGTGAACAACGCCGGCATCGTGCACAACCACCCCAGCGAGTCGCTGTCCGACGGCGACTGGCGCAAGGTGCTCGCCGTCAACCTCGACGGGGTGTTCCACTGCTGCCGCGCCGCCGGTTCCCGGATGCTCGCCCAGGGCGGCGGGAGCATCGTGAACACCGGCAGCATGAGCGGGCACATCAGCAACTTCCCACAGCCGCAGGCCGCCTACAACGCGGCGAAGGCGGGCGTCATCCACCTCACGAAGTCACTGGCGGGCGAATGGGCCGGCCGCGGCGTCCGGGTCAACTCCGTCTCCCCCGGCTACGTCGGCACCGAACTGACCCAGCGCGGGATGGACAACGAGGAGTGGCGCCGCGCCTGGCTCGCGGGCACCCCGATGAACCGGGTCGCCACGCCCGCCGAGATCGCCCCCGCGGTCGTCTTCCTGGCCTCCGACGCGGCCGCCTTCTGCACCGGCACCGACCTCGTCGTCGACGGCGGCTACACCGTCTGGTGA
- a CDS encoding MIP/aquaporin family protein yields the protein MGSIFLSELIGTALLVLLGCGVVANVALTGSKGYGGGWLLVSFGWGLAVFAGVYTAARSGAHLNPAVTLGLWIAGQDFAPGVAADLPHAAVYAAGQLTGAMAGAVLVYLCYKKHFDAETDAGAVLGVFVTGSAIRTPAWNVLTETIATFVLVYVVLLLGGTPSGLGPLAVALLVVGIGASLGGPTGYALNPARDLGPRIVHALLRLGRKTGSDWAYAWVPVAGPFLGGLVAGLAYHVSPLPL from the coding sequence ATGGGGAGCATCTTCCTTTCCGAGCTGATCGGCACGGCGCTGCTCGTGCTGCTCGGCTGCGGGGTTGTCGCCAACGTCGCCCTCACCGGATCGAAGGGATACGGCGGGGGCTGGCTGCTGGTCAGCTTCGGCTGGGGTCTCGCCGTGTTCGCGGGCGTCTACACCGCCGCCCGGTCCGGGGCCCACCTCAACCCCGCCGTCACGCTCGGGCTGTGGATCGCCGGGCAGGACTTCGCCCCCGGTGTCGCCGCCGACCTCCCGCACGCCGCCGTCTACGCGGCCGGGCAGCTCACCGGCGCGATGGCCGGCGCCGTCCTCGTCTACCTGTGCTACAAGAAGCACTTCGACGCCGAGACCGACGCCGGCGCCGTGCTGGGCGTGTTCGTGACCGGGTCGGCGATCCGCACCCCCGCCTGGAACGTCCTCACCGAAACCATCGCCACCTTCGTCCTGGTCTACGTGGTCCTGCTCCTCGGCGGAACACCGTCCGGCCTCGGCCCGCTCGCCGTCGCCCTCCTGGTCGTCGGGATCGGCGCCTCCCTCGGCGGCCCGACCGGCTACGCGCTCAACCCCGCGCGCGACCTCGGCCCGCGCATCGTCCACGCCCTCCTGCGGCTCGGCCGCAAAACCGGATCGGACTGGGCGTACGCGTGGGTCCCCGTGGCGGGGCCGTTCCTGGGTGGTCTCGTGGCGGGCTTGGCCTACCACGTCAGCCCGCTGCCGCTGTGA
- a CDS encoding PD-(D/E)XK nuclease family protein, protein MLDHVEHDGLTVEKALERWRQYTDRTPPMLVGWLTTAARHYLSASADIARQWTPPDRATPTPVSRNWGRRRRFLDGDGAAVVHEEVVSGRRFEGGGVRELRLLRTGSVRERPRDEAEIALAAAVVAGGGLVLSGMWEKRLLTLRTAIPPRRVRIVEIGCSDGTSNVLFDGTAQEAHEKYARDAAAAVSAVASGSGYRPGADCGDCDLIGLCPAVPVRPGLLGVDGAGLPRRSWSLSTGRSFDDCPARLVAERLFLPRERAAEDSDYTRRGQAVHAWLEDLHRRVPVRVCSPDEVPSTPDNWSAGRWSVTGAQARLGVQMIADHALTCPLDGPAGHVEAHPEQPIVVFDQQANVVVVAKVDLLYRAGDAWAVRETKTASVLDESDLLTQFPQLALAVVLAAEDGLRPGERVGVELERLSASGPVVTELDVDDPEFVAAAKAVVTARVEGWHSTPALTAKAGKVCKTCPFGKWCPERKS, encoded by the coding sequence GTGCTGGACCACGTCGAGCACGACGGCCTCACCGTCGAGAAGGCGTTGGAACGGTGGCGGCAGTACACCGACCGGACGCCGCCGATGTTGGTCGGCTGGCTCACCACGGCGGCGCGGCATTACCTCAGCGCGTCTGCGGACATTGCCCGCCAATGGACGCCACCGGACAGGGCAACGCCGACACCCGTGTCGCGCAATTGGGGTCGCCGTCGCCGGTTCCTTGACGGCGATGGCGCGGCAGTGGTGCACGAGGAGGTGGTTTCAGGCCGCCGCTTCGAGGGAGGTGGCGTTCGTGAGCTGCGACTGCTGCGCACCGGATCGGTACGGGAACGGCCCCGTGACGAGGCCGAGATCGCACTGGCGGCCGCCGTGGTGGCGGGCGGCGGCCTCGTGCTGAGCGGGATGTGGGAGAAGCGGCTCCTGACCTTGCGGACGGCCATTCCGCCGCGGCGGGTACGGATCGTGGAGATCGGTTGCTCCGACGGCACCAGCAACGTCCTGTTCGATGGCACCGCACAGGAGGCCCACGAGAAGTACGCGCGTGATGCGGCCGCCGCGGTGTCCGCCGTTGCCTCAGGCTCCGGCTACCGACCGGGTGCCGACTGCGGTGATTGCGACTTGATCGGGCTGTGCCCGGCGGTGCCCGTTCGACCAGGGCTGCTCGGAGTGGACGGCGCAGGCTTGCCCCGACGTTCCTGGTCGCTGTCGACCGGACGGTCGTTCGACGATTGTCCTGCCCGGCTGGTGGCTGAACGGCTGTTCCTGCCACGTGAACGTGCGGCGGAGGACAGCGACTACACGCGGCGCGGGCAGGCCGTTCACGCGTGGCTGGAAGACTTGCATCGAAGGGTGCCGGTACGCGTCTGCTCGCCGGACGAGGTTCCGTCCACGCCAGACAATTGGAGCGCTGGCCGGTGGTCGGTCACCGGCGCCCAGGCGAGGCTCGGCGTGCAGATGATCGCAGATCACGCGCTCACCTGCCCGTTGGACGGTCCGGCCGGTCACGTCGAGGCGCACCCGGAGCAGCCCATCGTGGTGTTCGACCAGCAGGCCAACGTCGTGGTCGTAGCGAAGGTCGACCTGCTCTACCGCGCCGGCGATGCCTGGGCGGTCCGCGAGACGAAAACAGCCTCGGTGCTGGACGAGAGCGACCTCTTGACCCAGTTCCCCCAACTGGCTCTGGCCGTTGTCCTCGCCGCGGAGGACGGACTACGACCGGGAGAACGCGTGGGTGTCGAGCTGGAGCGGCTGAGCGCATCGGGCCCGGTCGTGACGGAGTTGGATGTCGACGACCCCGAATTCGTCGCGGCGGCGAAGGCGGTTGTCACGGCCCGGGTCGAGGGCTGGCACTCCACGCCGGCGCTCACGGCGAAGGCAGGCAAGGTCTGCAAGACCTGTCCCTTCGGCAAATGGTGCCCGGAGAGGAAGTCATGA
- the xylB gene encoding xylulokinase, whose product MLIGIDLGTSACKVIAVSRSGEVVAKVLRHYPVHTTNPGWAEQDPTDWWAATDDALAAVTASLPDRGREVTGIGLCGQMHGLTALDETGEPLRRAILWNDQRAARECEWITERAGGLDELLRMTRNRMLPGFTGCKIVWFREHEPELFARTRRILNPKDYLRLRLTGEYATDVSDASGTGLFDVANRRWSDELLGLLGIDRALLPDVVESVEATGTVLPGLATRWNIPEGTPVFGGGGDAVIQTTAMGLLDTGPVGFTIGTAGIVAGGASRCPDNPGGRVQVSCGNEPGRWHVMGVSLSAGGAFQWLRDALAPATAADPVTLERLSELARDIGPGSEGLLFLPYLLGERSPHVAPEASASWVGLTPMHHLGHIARSVMEGVVLNMREILEVYRQAGLPCDRVVASGGATKEPLWLQILADVLNRETVTVTGVAEGGAYGAALAAGVGIGWWRDLTEAVGMLAVEQTFTPDPATVAVYDQIFQRHRHLYEGLRPLFAETVPA is encoded by the coding sequence ATGCTGATCGGCATCGACCTGGGTACCTCGGCGTGCAAGGTCATCGCGGTGTCACGGTCGGGTGAGGTGGTCGCCAAGGTGCTGCGCCACTACCCGGTGCACACCACCAATCCCGGCTGGGCCGAGCAGGACCCCACCGACTGGTGGGCGGCCACCGACGACGCGCTCGCCGCCGTCACCGCGAGCCTGCCCGACCGCGGCCGGGAAGTGACCGGGATCGGCCTGTGCGGCCAGATGCACGGGCTGACCGCGCTGGACGAGACCGGCGAACCGCTCCGGCGGGCCATCCTGTGGAACGACCAGCGCGCCGCGCGGGAGTGCGAGTGGATCACCGAACGCGCCGGCGGTCTGGACGAGCTGCTGCGCATGACCCGCAACCGGATGCTGCCCGGCTTCACCGGCTGCAAGATCGTGTGGTTCCGCGAGCACGAACCGGAACTGTTCGCCCGGACCCGCCGCATCCTCAACCCCAAGGACTACCTGCGGCTCCGGCTGACCGGTGAGTACGCCACCGACGTCTCCGACGCCTCCGGGACCGGCCTGTTCGACGTCGCGAACCGCCGCTGGTCCGACGAGCTCCTGGGGCTCCTCGGCATCGACCGCGCACTGCTGCCCGACGTCGTCGAATCCGTCGAGGCCACCGGCACCGTGCTGCCCGGCCTCGCCACCCGGTGGAACATCCCCGAAGGCACACCGGTGTTCGGGGGCGGCGGCGACGCGGTCATCCAGACCACCGCGATGGGCCTGCTGGACACCGGACCGGTCGGGTTCACGATCGGCACCGCGGGCATCGTCGCCGGCGGCGCGTCCCGGTGCCCGGACAACCCCGGTGGACGGGTGCAGGTCTCCTGCGGCAACGAACCGGGACGCTGGCACGTGATGGGGGTGTCGCTCAGCGCGGGCGGCGCCTTCCAGTGGCTGCGCGACGCGCTGGCCCCCGCCACCGCCGCCGACCCGGTCACCCTGGAACGGCTGTCCGAGCTCGCCCGCGACATCGGGCCTGGCTCGGAAGGCCTGTTGTTCCTGCCGTACCTGCTCGGCGAACGGTCCCCGCACGTCGCCCCCGAGGCGTCGGCGAGCTGGGTGGGACTCACCCCGATGCACCACCTGGGCCACATCGCGCGCAGCGTGATGGAAGGCGTCGTGCTGAACATGCGGGAGATCCTCGAGGTCTACCGGCAGGCCGGGCTGCCGTGCGACCGGGTGGTGGCCTCCGGGGGCGCGACCAAGGAACCGCTGTGGCTGCAGATCCTCGCCGACGTCCTCAACCGGGAAACCGTCACCGTCACCGGGGTGGCCGAAGGCGGCGCCTACGGTGCCGCGCTCGCCGCCGGGGTGGGGATCGGCTGGTGGCGGGACCTCACCGAGGCCGTCGGCATGCTGGCCGTGGAGCAGACCTTCACACCGGACCCCGCCACCGTCGCCGTCTACGACCAGATCTTCCAGCGGCACCGGCACCTGTACGAGGGCCTGCGCCCGCTGTTCGCCGAAACGGTGCCGGCGTGA